The genomic interval CTCGCTATTGATAAACAGTCTATTCGCTGTAACTAACTCATTAACATATTAAATAAAGCTGTAGCTATAAACTCAATTAAACAGTCTTATAAGCTGTAAGGTGACAGAAAATAGTCTACTAGTTATTAAATATAATTATAATATAAAATTTGTAATTACAGCAAATTATGACTGTAATTACATTATACGAGGTGATAGGATGCGAAAAGATTATATATCATGGGATCAATACTTTATGGGAATAGCCCTTTTATCTGCAAATAGAAGTAAAGATGAGAATACTCAAGTTGGTGCATGTATTGTTAATGCTGATAATCGAATTGTAGGTATTGGCTATAATGGATTACCTATTGGGTGTAGTGATTCAGATTATCCTTGGGATAGAGATGGAGAATGGCTAGATACGAAATATCCTTATGTGGTACATGCTGAACCGAATGCTATATTAAATTCAACATCAAATTTAAAAAATTGTAAGATGTATGTTACCTTATTTCCATGTCATGAATGTGCTAAATTAATTATTCAAAGCGGTATAAAAGAAGTCATTTATTTTGAAGATAAATATTATAATACAGACTCAACTATTGCTTCTAAAAGAATGTTTGATTCAAGTCAAATTAAATACCGTTTATTTGATGAAATCAATATAAATATAACAACTCAGATTGATAAAGACTAAGAGGTAGGCGATTTAAATGAATTGGTTAAAAGATCATTTTAAAGGTATTATTTTATATGGTTTTCTTTATGGAATATTAATGTTATTTTTTCTTTACCCAATGCCCTATGAATTATATTTACCTGGCGGTGTTAACAGTGCTGAAGAATTTGTGGAAATTGAACAGTCTTACCCATCAAGTGGTTCCTTTAATTCATCTTATGTATCTGTTGTAACAAAACCAAGTCCTTTTCAATTCTTATTGGCAAAATTAAATAATAAAGCTGAAATTCGTGAAATGGGTAAAGTAGAAAGAAAAATACCAATCGCAGAAATAACTAAACAGGACCGACTACAAAAGTTAAATTCAATTAATACTTCTTTAATCGCAGCTTATGATACTGCTAATAAAGAGATTCATTATACCGAAAATGGACAGGTGATTATTTATCGACTCATGGATTCACCTGCTTATAAAATTCTAGAAGTTGGGGATATCATTGTCAAAATTAATAACACAGAAATAACTAATTATGATAAATTAAGTAATGAATTGAAAAGTATAGAATGTAACGAATCATTTTACATTACTGTTTTAAGAGATGAAAAAGAAATCACATTAAATATACAAAAAGAAAAGGATAAAAATGACAATTGTATATTAGGAGTATATACCTATAGTAACTATATCTTTGATTCAACCCATTCATATCCAAATTTTAATATCATTGATACAACTGGTTATGGTCCTTCTGCTGGGCTAATTCAAACATTAAGTGTTTATAATATGTTAACCCCTGTTGATATAACCTATGGATTAAAAATAGCTGGTACAGGTACTATAGATGTACAAGGGAATGTTGGTATTATTGGCGGTATCAATCAAAAAGTTTTTGGTGCTTGTAAGGCCAATGTTGATATTTTTTTTGCTCCAGATATTGATTATCTTGGTGGTAATGATAAAGCTGTACACAATAATTATAAAGACGCCTTAAAAGCAAAAGAAATTATGAATTCAGATATAATC from Mycoplasmatota bacterium carries:
- a CDS encoding PDZ domain-containing protein, whose amino-acid sequence is MNWLKDHFKGIILYGFLYGILMLFFLYPMPYELYLPGGVNSAEEFVEIEQSYPSSGSFNSSYVSVVTKPSPFQFLLAKLNNKAEIREMGKVERKIPIAEITKQDRLQKLNSINTSLIAAYDTANKEIHYTENGQVIIYRLMDSPAYKILEVGDIIVKINNTEITNYDKLSNELKSIECNESFYITVLRDEKEITLNIQKEKDKNDNCILGVYTYSNYIFDSTHSYPNFNIIDTTGYGPSAGLIQTLSVYNMLTPVDITYGLKIAGTGTIDVQGNVGIIGGINQKVFGACKANVDIFFAPDIDYLGGNDKAVHNNYKDALKAKEIMNSDIIIVPVKTLDDAINYLTEHYGQNN
- a CDS encoding dCMP deaminase family protein; protein product: MRKDYISWDQYFMGIALLSANRSKDENTQVGACIVNADNRIVGIGYNGLPIGCSDSDYPWDRDGEWLDTKYPYVVHAEPNAILNSTSNLKNCKMYVTLFPCHECAKLIIQSGIKEVIYFEDKYYNTDSTIASKRMFDSSQIKYRLFDEININITTQIDKD